A single Paenibacillus sp. FSL R5-0517 DNA region contains:
- a CDS encoding tetratricopeptide repeat protein, with protein MKGKLVRAEGHLANIIPIHLDASFFFERAVRSLDRNHVDKALKYFRKAVEYEPENPVNHCNMAGILSEKGDYEASNAILANVLEVVDPSMTECYFYMANNYANMDRFEEAEQALVTYLEEDTQGQFMTEAEEMMELLYYELDRPTKLNRIKSRKGVVEHDQARELLEEGKFAQAAELLEGMSSDYPDYLAARNNLALAYYYMGLFSKAKETIAEVLEQEPGNLHALCNLAIFHQNENRADQVLLLIKKLRVIVPFQHEQVYKLATTMGILGQHDTAYVHFRRLLKDEETAADPALAHYAAVAAYNTERYDAAERLWHHVSKLDPGSEVSRYYLSGLEAVKQGEQEPEKLSYHYHLPFDEQFRQWENYGNGIPEEMKNDPLIRSSFFWALRHGDRATKLQVIHALGMIGDYEVQQALQSFIEEPGEEQDLLEAAQAVLNGLKSAEHEEGNTQVVRPFSPVALKSIGKVQSTSEPSDTSSTSHWQAVVDRALQMSEAKAELQQEMERLWTDYVSRVHPEVPGTKQIEGWAAGLEYLAAKNHSRPVTYQSIAERYGISASTVSKYAKQIHAVCNSNPPLV; from the coding sequence ATGAAGGGCAAGCTAGTGCGGGCTGAGGGACACCTTGCCAATATTATACCGATTCACTTGGATGCTTCTTTCTTTTTTGAAAGAGCTGTCCGCTCGCTGGACCGTAATCATGTTGACAAGGCATTAAAATATTTTCGCAAAGCTGTTGAATACGAACCGGAAAATCCGGTAAATCATTGTAATATGGCGGGTATATTATCGGAGAAGGGGGATTACGAAGCCTCCAATGCCATCCTGGCTAACGTGCTGGAAGTGGTAGATCCGTCGATGACGGAATGTTATTTCTATATGGCGAACAATTATGCAAATATGGATCGGTTTGAGGAAGCCGAGCAAGCACTTGTTACCTATCTGGAGGAGGACACCCAGGGTCAGTTCATGACGGAGGCCGAAGAGATGATGGAGCTTCTGTACTATGAGCTGGATCGTCCGACCAAACTGAATCGAATCAAATCACGCAAAGGTGTAGTGGAGCACGATCAGGCACGGGAACTGTTGGAAGAAGGGAAATTTGCACAGGCTGCTGAATTGCTCGAAGGCATGTCTTCTGATTATCCTGATTACTTGGCTGCCCGTAACAATCTGGCACTCGCCTACTATTATATGGGTCTGTTTTCCAAAGCAAAAGAGACCATTGCCGAAGTGCTTGAACAGGAACCAGGTAATCTGCATGCACTCTGTAATCTGGCCATTTTCCATCAAAACGAGAACCGGGCCGATCAAGTGCTGCTTCTGATCAAAAAATTGCGGGTCATCGTGCCATTCCAGCACGAACAAGTCTACAAACTCGCGACAACGATGGGAATTCTGGGCCAACACGATACGGCTTATGTTCACTTCCGGCGTTTGCTCAAGGATGAAGAGACAGCTGCTGATCCGGCACTTGCTCATTATGCAGCAGTGGCGGCTTATAATACAGAACGTTATGATGCTGCTGAGCGTCTATGGCATCATGTGTCCAAGCTTGATCCGGGTTCCGAAGTATCCCGTTATTATCTGTCAGGTCTTGAAGCTGTAAAACAAGGCGAGCAAGAACCAGAGAAGCTAAGTTATCACTATCATCTGCCTTTCGACGAGCAGTTCAGACAGTGGGAGAACTATGGTAACGGCATTCCTGAAGAAATGAAGAATGATCCACTGATTCGGTCATCGTTCTTCTGGGCATTGCGGCATGGTGATCGGGCAACGAAGTTGCAGGTTATTCATGCGCTCGGAATGATCGGTGATTATGAGGTGCAGCAGGCTCTGCAATCCTTCATTGAAGAGCCGGGAGAAGAACAGGATCTGCTTGAGGCAGCACAAGCTGTACTGAACGGATTGAAATCGGCTGAACATGAGGAGGGGAATACTCAGGTGGTTCGTCCCTTTTCTCCTGTTGCCTTGAAGTCCATTGGGAAGGTTCAATCCACATCAGAACCATCGGACACTAGCTCGACCTCTCATTGGCAGGCTGTTGTTGATCGTGCATTACAGATGTCTGAAGCAAAGGCTGAGTTGCAGCAAGAGATGGAACGGCTCTGGACGGATTATGTATCCCGTGTACATCCAGAGGTTCCGGGCACGAAACAAATTGAGGGTTGGGCTGCTGGACTTGAATATTTGGCAGCGAAGAATCATAGTCGTCCCGTTACCTATCAAAGCATTGCTGAGCGGTATGGGATATCGGCATCAACGGTTAGCAAGTATGCTAAACAGATTCATGCGGTGTGTAACAGCAATCCACCACTTGTATAG
- the trxB gene encoding thioredoxin-disulfide reductase — translation MSKYRTIVIGTGPAGLTAAIYLARANLKPLVIEGLQPGGQLTTTTEVENFPGFPQGIMGPELMDNMRKQAERFGAEFKNGWVEEVDFSKPPFKVKVGGIGELEAESIIISTGASARYLGIPGEQENVGRGVSTCATCDGFFFRGKKIVVVGGGDSAMEEASFLTRFATDVTLVHRRDELRASKIMQDRARSNEKVKWALNRTPLEVVPEAMGVKGLKVRNNETGQEELLEADGVFVAIGHTPNTGFLGNAITLDEHGYVVVKPGTTETNIPGVFACGDVQDTKYRQAITAAGSGCMAAMDCEKFLEGSIIHDWSETLDK, via the coding sequence ATGTCTAAATACAGAACGATTGTGATCGGAACGGGACCTGCGGGTCTGACAGCAGCGATATATCTGGCTCGTGCTAATCTGAAACCACTGGTTATCGAAGGTCTTCAGCCGGGTGGTCAATTGACGACGACAACGGAAGTTGAGAATTTCCCCGGTTTCCCGCAAGGTATCATGGGTCCGGAACTGATGGACAACATGCGTAAGCAAGCTGAGCGTTTTGGAGCCGAATTCAAAAATGGTTGGGTGGAAGAAGTGGATTTCAGCAAACCGCCTTTCAAGGTCAAAGTTGGAGGAATCGGTGAACTGGAAGCTGAATCGATCATTATCTCCACAGGTGCTTCCGCTCGTTATCTCGGTATTCCGGGTGAGCAGGAAAATGTGGGACGTGGTGTAAGTACATGCGCGACATGTGACGGTTTCTTCTTCCGGGGCAAAAAAATCGTGGTTGTGGGCGGTGGTGACTCCGCCATGGAGGAAGCAAGCTTCCTGACTCGTTTTGCAACAGACGTCACATTGGTTCACCGTCGGGATGAGTTGCGTGCATCCAAGATTATGCAGGATCGGGCTCGCAGCAATGAGAAGGTGAAGTGGGCGCTGAACCGTACTCCACTCGAAGTCGTACCGGAAGCTATGGGTGTCAAAGGACTGAAGGTGCGCAACAATGAGACGGGGCAGGAAGAGTTGCTCGAAGCAGATGGCGTATTCGTTGCCATTGGTCACACGCCAAATACCGGATTTCTGGGTAATGCGATCACACTGGACGAACATGGCTATGTTGTGGTTAAACCAGGAACGACGGAGACCAATATACCGGGTGTATTTGCCTGTGGTGATGTTCAGGATACGAAGTATCGCCAAGCTATTACGGCTGCAGGATCCGGATGTATGGCCGCGATGGATTGTGAGAAGTTCCTTGAAGGAAGCATTATCCATGATTGGAGCGAAACGTTGGATAAATAA
- a CDS encoding AI-2E family transporter, whose translation MIKDWLQNATVRRFLILLLFCLVLFSMGSMLHMILLLFLVTYVMNRLQHFITGGLNRLFPINYKVVVILLYMIVIAVIVLGISRYSPRIVDQVVQLTNEIMKFLDSADGDNFASKIAGYLQSFDIKNYTNDALKYIFALSKWLEFILLVIILSLFFLLQKQEISKFTSKFKTSKIGWFYNEVAYLGDKFVSSFGKVIEAQLLIAVFNTVLTILGLWILGFPYLFALTILVFLLSLVPVAGVIISLVPLCLIGYQMGGLKLSIIVIIMIIVIHALETYFLNPKLMAHKTKLPMFYTFIVLILSQHFLGIWGLIIGIPIFVFLLDILDVNKMEKTEEPVRVESKL comes from the coding sequence ATGATAAAAGATTGGCTACAGAATGCGACAGTGAGACGATTTTTGATCCTGCTCTTGTTCTGTTTGGTTTTGTTCAGTATGGGGAGTATGCTGCACATGATTCTGCTGTTGTTCCTGGTGACGTATGTCATGAACAGATTACAGCATTTCATTACAGGTGGTTTGAATCGGTTGTTTCCGATCAATTATAAAGTTGTGGTCATTCTGCTCTATATGATTGTTATCGCAGTAATTGTGCTCGGTATCTCCAGATATTCACCACGGATCGTGGATCAGGTCGTTCAGTTAACGAACGAGATTATGAAATTTTTGGATAGTGCAGATGGAGATAATTTTGCTTCCAAGATTGCGGGTTACCTTCAGTCCTTCGATATCAAAAATTACACCAATGATGCATTGAAATATATTTTCGCTTTGAGCAAATGGTTGGAGTTTATTCTGCTCGTTATCATTCTGAGTCTGTTCTTCTTGTTGCAGAAGCAGGAGATATCCAAGTTCACGTCCAAGTTCAAAACAAGTAAAATTGGATGGTTCTATAATGAAGTAGCTTATCTGGGAGACAAGTTCGTCTCTTCTTTTGGTAAAGTCATTGAGGCACAGCTTCTGATTGCGGTGTTCAATACAGTGCTGACCATTCTGGGCTTATGGATTCTGGGTTTCCCATATCTGTTCGCGCTGACCATTCTGGTGTTCCTGCTCAGTCTGGTGCCCGTTGCGGGGGTTATCATCTCGCTGGTACCGCTCTGTCTGATTGGGTATCAGATGGGTGGACTGAAATTAAGCATTATTGTGATCATCATGATTATTGTAATTCATGCTTTGGAGACGTACTTCCTGAATCCAAAATTGATGGCGCACAAGACCAAATTGCCAATGTTCTACACCTTTATCGTACTGATTCTGTCGCAACACTTCCTGGGAATCTGGGGACTGATCATTGGTATTCCGATCTTTGTCTTCCTGCTCGATATTCTGGATGTGAACAAGATGGAGAAGACAGAAGAGCCGGTACGTGTGGAGTCGAAGTTGTGA
- a CDS encoding ROK family glucokinase — MSEKIYVGVDLGGTAIKVGICDEQGQLMHTYEGPTEVDKGVDTVIANIEKYVRHIVAESPYSWEQLEGVGAGVAGFTNVREGIIVHAPNIGFRNVAIRSILEERLGKPIKIDNDANVAALGEVWAGAGKGVDNCVCYTLGTGVGGGLILNGNIYQGFSGMAGELGHISVVPDLEAIKCGCGKMGCVETVSSATGIIRMAKDAVERGDHTSLALVDKIAAKEVFDAAKAGDEVAQRIVNRAAFYLGKSMATVAAVINPEMFIIGGGVSKAGNFLFDEIRTVFAKLTPEPLQDGVQILEATLGNNAGIVGAAGLLLRS, encoded by the coding sequence ATGTCTGAGAAAATCTACGTTGGGGTCGATCTCGGCGGAACAGCAATCAAGGTCGGTATATGCGATGAACAAGGTCAGCTAATGCATACGTATGAAGGACCGACTGAAGTGGATAAGGGCGTAGACACGGTCATCGCCAACATCGAGAAGTATGTCCGACATATCGTAGCCGAATCACCATACAGTTGGGAACAGCTTGAGGGTGTGGGTGCTGGAGTGGCCGGTTTCACGAATGTACGCGAGGGAATTATCGTTCATGCCCCTAACATCGGATTTCGGAATGTGGCCATTCGTTCGATTCTGGAAGAACGTCTGGGCAAGCCAATCAAAATAGATAACGATGCAAACGTGGCAGCACTGGGTGAAGTATGGGCAGGAGCCGGCAAAGGCGTAGACAATTGTGTATGTTATACACTCGGTACAGGCGTCGGCGGAGGCTTGATCTTGAATGGTAACATCTATCAAGGCTTCTCCGGTATGGCGGGAGAGCTGGGTCATATCAGTGTAGTACCTGATCTGGAGGCCATCAAGTGCGGCTGTGGTAAAATGGGATGTGTAGAAACGGTATCGTCTGCAACGGGTATTATCCGTATGGCGAAGGATGCCGTAGAACGTGGTGATCATACGTCACTGGCACTCGTCGACAAGATTGCAGCCAAGGAAGTATTCGATGCTGCTAAGGCAGGCGATGAAGTAGCACAGCGTATTGTAAACCGTGCAGCATTCTACCTGGGCAAGTCCATGGCGACTGTAGCGGCTGTCATTAACCCGGAGATGTTCATCATTGGTGGCGGTGTGTCCAAAGCGGGCAATTTCTTGTTCGATGAAATACGTACCGTATTTGCTAAGCTGACACCGGAACCGTTGCAAGATGGGGTTCAGATTCTGGAAGCTACACTTGGGAATAATGCAGGTATTGTGGGTGCGGCAGGTCTTCTCTTGCGTTCCTAG
- the rapZ gene encoding RNase adapter RapZ: MLEGEGSPGTGATLIIITGMSGAGKTIAVQSLEDLGFFCVDNLPPVLIPKFAELIEQSNGKIGKVALVIDLRGREFFTALSESLNYIKDHFTIHCEILFLDATDSVLVQRYKESRRRHPLAPEGMPLDGIRLERKMLEELKNSATQVLNTSTMKPAQLKERIISRFSHLESQMLSVNITSFGFKYGIPIDADLVFDVRFLPNPHYIDHLRPNTGQNSDVYEYVMKWPETQAFLTKLLDMLHFLIPQYRKEGKSQVIIGIGCTGGKHRSVAISEYLGKMLGSSETEAVTVSHRDADRDRH, from the coding sequence ATGCTTGAAGGTGAAGGCTCACCAGGCACAGGCGCCACGCTCATTATCATTACGGGCATGTCCGGGGCAGGTAAAACCATTGCAGTACAAAGCCTGGAGGATCTGGGTTTCTTCTGTGTGGATAATCTGCCACCGGTATTGATTCCGAAATTTGCGGAACTAATTGAACAGTCTAACGGCAAGATTGGTAAGGTTGCATTGGTTATCGATCTGCGCGGGCGTGAATTCTTTACGGCTCTGTCCGAGTCTTTGAACTATATTAAAGATCATTTTACCATTCATTGCGAAATTTTATTCTTGGATGCTACAGATTCTGTGCTTGTTCAGCGTTATAAAGAAAGCAGGCGCAGACATCCTCTGGCTCCTGAGGGCATGCCGCTGGACGGCATCCGACTGGAACGCAAGATGTTGGAGGAACTCAAAAACTCCGCTACTCAGGTACTGAATACAAGTACAATGAAGCCTGCCCAACTGAAAGAACGCATCATATCCCGCTTTTCTCATCTGGAAAGCCAAATGCTGTCAGTGAATATTACGTCGTTCGGATTCAAATATGGCATTCCAATTGATGCTGATCTGGTGTTTGATGTACGTTTTTTACCGAATCCGCATTATATTGATCATTTACGACCGAATACGGGACAGAATAGTGATGTGTACGAATATGTTATGAAGTGGCCAGAGACTCAGGCGTTTCTGACCAAGCTGCTGGATATGCTGCATTTCCTGATTCCGCAATACCGGAAGGAAGGCAAAAGCCAGGTTATTATTGGAATCGGCTGTACCGGAGGCAAGCATCGTTCGGTAGCGATATCGGAATATTTGGGCAAGATGTTGGGAAGCAGCGAGACAGAAGCTGTCACCGTAAGCCATCGCGACGCCGACCGGGACCGTCATTGA
- a CDS encoding YvcK family protein: MKEAGPRRERPRIVVMGGGTGLSVMLRGLKEKPLDITAIVTVADDGGSSGILRNELQMPPPGDIRNVLTALADVEPLLSDMLKYRFNTGAGLAGHSLGNLILAAMTDISGDFVTAVRELSRVFAVRGEVLPAAGQAVVLHAEMEDGTIITGESKIPEAGGRIKRVFLEPDHVEPLPEAVEAIRQADAILIGPGSLYTSILPNLLVPKLAEAVVEADAVKMFICNVMTQPGETDNYTVSDHLKAVHEHIGHQLFDYVIVNNGDIPLQVQNKYAEKGAKPVVLDMNVLESAGYQVVADTLVLFKTYLRHDADKLSHHIYQLVQNWMLRKR; this comes from the coding sequence ATGAAAGAGGCCGGACCACGAAGAGAACGTCCGAGAATAGTTGTAATGGGCGGCGGAACCGGATTATCCGTGATGTTACGAGGTTTGAAAGAGAAGCCGCTGGATATCACGGCCATCGTCACGGTTGCAGATGACGGTGGAAGTTCAGGCATCCTGCGCAATGAGCTACAGATGCCGCCTCCGGGCGACATTCGCAACGTGCTTACGGCACTGGCTGATGTAGAACCATTGCTTTCAGATATGTTGAAGTACCGTTTCAATACAGGCGCGGGGCTTGCAGGCCACAGCTTGGGAAATTTGATTTTGGCTGCAATGACGGATATTTCGGGCGACTTTGTGACCGCAGTGCGGGAGCTTAGCCGCGTGTTTGCCGTTCGAGGTGAGGTATTGCCAGCAGCCGGGCAGGCCGTTGTGTTGCATGCCGAGATGGAAGATGGCACAATTATTACAGGTGAGTCCAAAATCCCTGAGGCAGGCGGACGCATCAAACGTGTTTTCCTTGAACCGGATCACGTGGAGCCGTTGCCAGAGGCAGTAGAGGCTATTCGTCAAGCTGACGCCATTCTGATCGGGCCAGGCAGCCTATATACAAGCATTCTTCCCAATCTGCTTGTACCTAAGCTTGCAGAAGCTGTGGTAGAGGCTGATGCGGTGAAGATGTTTATCTGTAATGTTATGACACAGCCGGGAGAAACGGATAACTATACGGTAAGTGACCACCTTAAGGCGGTACACGAGCATATAGGTCATCAGCTCTTCGACTATGTTATCGTAAATAATGGTGATATTCCGCTGCAAGTGCAGAATAAGTATGCGGAAAAAGGAGCAAAACCGGTTGTACTGGATATGAACGTACTCGAAAGTGCCGGCTATCAGGTGGTTGCAGATACCCTTGTTCTGTTCAAGACTTATCTGCGTCATGATGCCGACAAGTTAAGTCATCACATCTACCAGCTGGTACAAAATTGGATGTTACGGAAGAGGTGA
- the whiA gene encoding DNA-binding protein WhiA: MSFAAQTKKELTMIESEPCCEKAELSALIRMLGAVQLSNKKVILDISTENAAIARRAYSLLKKHFQVHTELLVRKKMRLKKNNVYIVRIPTMVQEILKSLHIVSEGFLFTPGINTELFQQNCCKRAYLRGAFLAGGSVNNPEGSSYHLEIASMYEEHCQALVDLANEFHLNARCIERKKGFILYIKEGEKIIELLSIIGAHQALFKFEDVRIMRDMRNSVNRIVNCETANLNKTIGAAVRQIDNIRLLQKEVGLESLPEKLREVAEVRLAHPDINLKEVGELLKGTVSKSGVNHRLRKIDELAEKVRTERYG, encoded by the coding sequence ATGTCGTTTGCAGCACAGACCAAAAAAGAGTTAACCATGATCGAGAGCGAACCGTGCTGCGAAAAGGCGGAACTTTCAGCCCTCATCCGTATGCTTGGTGCAGTGCAGTTATCGAATAAAAAAGTGATCTTGGATATTTCGACGGAGAATGCCGCCATTGCAAGACGGGCATACTCTCTGCTTAAAAAGCATTTTCAAGTGCATACGGAATTACTGGTCCGCAAAAAAATGCGGCTGAAAAAGAACAATGTATATATTGTTCGTATTCCAACTATGGTACAGGAGATTCTCAAGAGTCTTCATATTGTATCGGAAGGTTTTCTGTTTACACCAGGGATTAATACGGAGTTGTTTCAGCAGAACTGTTGTAAACGGGCCTATCTTCGCGGTGCATTTCTGGCCGGTGGATCGGTTAATAATCCGGAAGGCTCCTCGTACCATCTGGAGATTGCGTCCATGTATGAGGAGCACTGTCAGGCACTCGTTGATCTCGCCAATGAATTTCATCTGAATGCCCGGTGTATAGAACGGAAAAAAGGATTCATCCTATACATTAAGGAAGGCGAGAAAATCATTGAGCTGCTCAGCATCATTGGTGCTCATCAGGCCTTGTTCAAGTTTGAAGATGTACGGATTATGCGAGACATGCGTAACTCCGTTAACCGGATTGTCAATTGTGAAACTGCCAACCTGAATAAAACCATTGGAGCGGCTGTAAGACAAATCGATAATATCCGTTTGTTGCAAAAAGAAGTTGGTCTGGAGTCACTGCCTGAGAAACTTCGCGAGGTGGCGGAGGTTCGACTGGCTCATCCAGATATCAATTTGAAGGAAGTGGGCGAACTCCTTAAAGGTACAGTTAGCAAGTCTGGAGTAAACCATCGGCTTCGTAAAATTGATGAGCTGGCTGAGAAAGTGCGCACAGAACGTTATGGTTAA
- a CDS encoding HPr family phosphocarrier protein: MTKHPVVVRLKTGLHARPAALFVQEANKYSSEVFVEKDDKKVNAKSIMGIMSLAISTGTEIQISAEGADAEQAVNALVSLVSKEELENQ; this comes from the coding sequence ATGACAAAGCACCCGGTAGTTGTCCGTTTGAAAACGGGTCTCCATGCCAGACCTGCGGCACTGTTCGTTCAAGAAGCGAATAAGTACTCGTCTGAAGTGTTCGTCGAGAAGGACGACAAAAAAGTTAATGCAAAAAGTATTATGGGGATCATGAGCCTTGCGATTAGCACAGGTACGGAAATCCAGATTAGTGCAGAAGGCGCGGATGCCGAACAGGCTGTAAACGCTTTAGTTAGTCTGGTAAGCAAGGAAGAGCTCGAAAACCAATAA
- a CDS encoding SIMPL domain-containing protein (The SIMPL domain is named for its presence in mouse protein SIMPL (signalling molecule that associates with mouse pelle-like kinase). Bacterial member BP26, from Brucella, was shown to assemble into a channel-like structure, while YggE from E. coli has been associated with resistance to oxidative stress.), which yields MGKQWMKPFGAVLVASTLLVGGTAWVAPGSYAYAAEVQGVQQNVINVVGKGEIQVKPDIAYLSIGVNSTAETAASAQKANAAKVQKVSNLLKNTWKISADDIQTSQFSVQPNYTYSEKDGQQIKGYTAHHTLTVTYRQMDKIGELLDAASGAGANNIENVRFTVENPETYESQVIEKAVANADVKAGAIAKAVKRQLGAVLSVSQGDANVPVFYASESLMSKTADTAGGTEIETGQVKVSTILNITYEMK from the coding sequence ATGGGTAAACAATGGATGAAACCGTTTGGTGCAGTGCTAGTGGCAAGTACGTTGCTTGTAGGAGGAACCGCTTGGGTTGCGCCAGGGAGCTATGCTTATGCTGCAGAGGTTCAAGGCGTACAACAGAATGTGATTAATGTCGTGGGTAAAGGTGAGATTCAGGTGAAGCCTGATATTGCTTATCTGTCCATTGGTGTGAACAGTACTGCAGAGACAGCTGCATCTGCTCAAAAAGCGAATGCTGCCAAAGTTCAAAAAGTATCCAACTTGCTGAAGAATACGTGGAAGATCAGTGCAGACGACATTCAAACCAGTCAGTTCTCTGTACAACCCAACTATACGTATAGCGAAAAAGACGGACAACAAATTAAAGGATACACAGCCCATCATACACTGACAGTCACGTATCGTCAGATGGACAAGATCGGCGAACTGCTTGATGCTGCTTCAGGTGCGGGTGCGAACAATATTGAGAACGTGCGCTTTACTGTAGAAAATCCGGAAACTTATGAGTCCCAAGTGATTGAGAAAGCTGTTGCCAATGCAGATGTGAAAGCTGGCGCCATTGCAAAAGCGGTTAAACGTCAACTGGGTGCTGTTCTTTCCGTAAGCCAAGGCGATGCGAATGTACCTGTGTTCTATGCAAGTGAGTCATTGATGTCCAAAACAGCAGATACAGCAGGTGGCACTGAGATTGAAACAGGCCAGGTTAAAGTAAGCACAATCCTGAATATCACGTATGAAATGAAATAA
- a CDS encoding stalk domain-containing protein → MTSWKKWTSALLAAGIIVGSGSVWQESSVQAASVSSKVTTPAEVTLKSGGKTLTQKGLLQGGSTWVSLTAVKDVAGGTLKYDAKTKSYTVTAANNAMTVSLMDGQPNVYINGYYPQVEAKLIQGRLYIPFSAMRDYLGVQGNWDGKTKTLTLSKVKQNSVKVKAATVNVTVKNAEVDVQYPQVSGLASKEAETAINKVLKDEVDTAVAAFKKQTTEFGGATANRPYAFETSYVVTYNENGVLGLITQRYEDYAGAHGMTTRTGHTFALDTGKELTLDDVLQNNKTMRETLGKKVGEQLKARGGYLEGYKGLNKDQDFYVTPTGAVVFFQLYEYTAYAEGFPEMKFTYKEILPKGTEPFSNVTSDK, encoded by the coding sequence ATGACATCATGGAAAAAATGGACAAGTGCGTTGCTTGCAGCAGGAATTATTGTAGGTAGTGGTTCGGTATGGCAGGAGAGTTCGGTACAGGCGGCTTCTGTATCCTCGAAAGTGACAACCCCAGCTGAGGTAACGCTGAAATCGGGTGGGAAAACACTGACTCAAAAAGGACTTCTTCAAGGTGGATCGACTTGGGTCTCGCTGACAGCAGTCAAAGATGTAGCGGGTGGAACGTTGAAATATGATGCTAAAACGAAGTCATATACGGTAACAGCAGCCAACAATGCGATGACCGTTAGCCTGATGGATGGACAGCCAAACGTCTATATTAACGGGTATTACCCTCAGGTGGAAGCGAAATTGATTCAGGGTCGATTATATATTCCATTCTCGGCAATGCGAGATTATCTGGGTGTACAGGGAAATTGGGATGGCAAAACCAAAACGTTGACACTCAGCAAGGTGAAACAAAATAGCGTGAAAGTTAAGGCGGCCACAGTTAATGTCACTGTGAAAAATGCTGAAGTAGATGTACAATATCCGCAGGTGAGTGGACTTGCCAGCAAAGAAGCTGAAACGGCAATCAACAAAGTGCTCAAAGATGAAGTGGATACGGCTGTTGCTGCCTTCAAAAAACAAACCACTGAATTCGGCGGGGCAACAGCCAACCGTCCATATGCTTTTGAAACTTCGTATGTCGTGACCTACAATGAGAACGGCGTGCTAGGTTTGATCACTCAACGTTATGAGGACTATGCAGGAGCACACGGCATGACAACCCGCACGGGACACACCTTTGCACTGGACACAGGCAAGGAGCTTACGTTAGATGATGTGCTGCAAAATAACAAAACCATGCGCGAGACGTTGGGTAAAAAAGTGGGCGAGCAACTGAAAGCCCGCGGTGGATACCTGGAAGGTTACAAAGGGTTAAATAAAGACCAGGATTTCTATGTGACACCAACAGGTGCAGTTGTGTTCTTCCAGTTGTATGAATATACAGCTTACGCGGAAGGCTTCCCTGAAATGAAGTTCACTTACAAGGAAATTCTGCCTAAGGGCACGGAACCGTTTAGCAACGTAACATCAGACAAGTAA
- the clpP gene encoding ATP-dependent Clp endopeptidase proteolytic subunit ClpP, with amino-acid sequence MSFIPMVVEQSNRGERAYDIYSRLLKDRIIFLGSDVNDVVANAIMAQMLFLAAEDPEKDIHLYINSPGGSITAGMAIYDTMQFIKPDVSTICVGMAASMGAFLLNAGAKGKRFALPNSEIMIHQPLGGAQGQASDIEIRARRILKMRDTLNRIISERSGQPLERIEKDTDRDYFMSAAEAADYGIIDKVIENVGSQGI; translated from the coding sequence GTGAGTTTTATTCCAATGGTCGTTGAACAGAGCAACCGGGGTGAGCGCGCCTATGACATCTACTCCAGATTGCTGAAGGATCGTATTATTTTCCTTGGTAGCGATGTTAATGATGTAGTGGCTAATGCCATTATGGCACAGATGTTGTTCCTGGCTGCGGAAGATCCGGAGAAAGACATTCACTTATACATCAACAGCCCAGGCGGATCGATTACAGCCGGTATGGCCATTTACGATACAATGCAATTCATCAAACCGGATGTATCTACCATCTGTGTAGGTATGGCGGCTTCCATGGGTGCATTCTTGCTGAATGCTGGTGCAAAAGGGAAACGTTTTGCGTTGCCTAACAGTGAAATCATGATTCACCAACCGCTTGGTGGTGCTCAAGGTCAAGCTTCGGACATCGAAATTCGTGCTCGCCGCATCCTGAAAATGCGTGATACCTTGAACCGCATCATCTCTGAGCGTTCAGGTCAACCTCTGGAGCGGATCGAGAAAGATACAGATCGTGACTACTTCATGAGTGCTGCTGAAGCTGCCGATTACGGTATCATTGATAAAGTTATTGAAAACGTGGGTTCCCAAGGCATCTAA